Proteins encoded in a region of the Paenibacillus sp. E222 genome:
- a CDS encoding ABC transporter substrate-binding protein codes for MKLGQASMKWRNKLKLRWRGGMSLVLAASFALITACGSSADSGTGKGSDAAAANGADSASSSPVEIEFWYGLGGNLGDNMKKTIDAFNASQSDVVVKGIVQADYTETEQKLQAAIASKKVPAAVLSSNIDWARKGYYAPLDELIAADQSFNKEDYVQTFLEQGKVDGKQYFLPMYGTTQIMYYRMDALKKNNIDPATLTTWEALAEAAAKMSKQENGKTTFYGWEPMWGSDNMIDAVLGKGGKILSDDGKTVTIDSPEWVETWELFRKWINEDKTMGIHFGGQGWEYWYKTIDDVMKNKAAGYTGSSGDQGDLDFSIVAAMEQPGWEGVGQGKPVASAIMAGIPAEASPEQQQAAYKWLTYFSETANTAAWSMNTGYIAVRQSAQEDPAFKTFSEENPQIKVPLQQASHASAPFQDPTGGKINAALKDAADQVQINNIPAAQALKEAKEKAQKELDRVK; via the coding sequence ATGAAATTGGGTCAAGCGAGTATGAAATGGCGGAACAAATTAAAGCTCAGGTGGAGAGGGGGCATGTCGCTGGTACTGGCTGCAAGTTTCGCCCTGATCACCGCATGTGGTTCCTCAGCCGATAGCGGCACAGGGAAGGGTTCAGATGCAGCTGCTGCGAATGGAGCGGATTCTGCATCAAGTAGTCCGGTCGAGATTGAGTTCTGGTATGGTCTGGGTGGTAACCTGGGAGATAACATGAAGAAGACGATTGACGCCTTCAATGCATCCCAGAGCGACGTTGTTGTCAAAGGGATTGTACAAGCCGATTACACGGAGACGGAACAAAAACTGCAGGCAGCTATTGCCTCGAAAAAAGTACCCGCCGCTGTACTAAGCTCCAATATCGACTGGGCGCGCAAAGGGTACTATGCACCACTGGACGAGCTGATCGCTGCCGATCAGAGCTTTAACAAGGAAGATTACGTTCAGACCTTCCTGGAGCAGGGAAAAGTAGACGGCAAGCAGTATTTCTTACCAATGTACGGAACAACTCAGATCATGTATTACCGTATGGATGCGCTCAAAAAGAATAATATCGATCCTGCCACTCTGACGACGTGGGAGGCACTTGCTGAAGCGGCAGCGAAGATGAGCAAGCAGGAGAATGGCAAGACAACCTTCTATGGCTGGGAGCCGATGTGGGGTAGCGATAACATGATTGACGCCGTGCTGGGTAAAGGCGGGAAGATTCTGAGTGATGACGGCAAGACCGTAACGATCGATTCACCGGAATGGGTAGAGACGTGGGAACTGTTCCGCAAGTGGATTAATGAGGACAAGACCATGGGGATTCACTTTGGCGGACAAGGCTGGGAGTACTGGTACAAAACCATTGATGACGTGATGAAAAATAAAGCAGCCGGATACACAGGTTCCAGCGGTGACCAAGGAGATCTGGATTTCAGCATCGTTGCAGCCATGGAACAACCGGGCTGGGAAGGTGTAGGCCAAGGCAAACCTGTAGCGAGTGCAATCATGGCAGGTATACCGGCAGAAGCAAGTCCGGAACAGCAGCAAGCAGCTTATAAATGGTTGACGTATTTCTCGGAAACAGCGAATACAGCCGCGTGGTCCATGAACACAGGTTATATTGCAGTTCGTCAATCTGCTCAAGAAGATCCTGCTTTCAAAACGTTCAGTGAAGAGAATCCGCAAATTAAGGTTCCATTGCAGCAGGCTTCCCATGCTTCGGCTCCGTTTCAGGACCCGACCGGAGGCAAAATCAATGCTGCGCTGAAGGATGCAGCAGATCAGGTTCAGATTAATAACATTCCAGCCGCACAAGCGCTGAAAGAAGCCAAAGAAAAGGCTCAAAAAGAATTGGATCGCGTGAAATAA
- a CDS encoding carbohydrate ABC transporter permease produces the protein MRVKLWRETEAVLFTLPALIPLLIFWLGPLGYIVYLSFTDWDFMSPDKLFVGLDNYSYLLTNSEFYRSLKVTLLFGLGSVVPTIVGGLALAMLMNSKIKSSGLFRTLLFSPWVTPTVAVSIAWSWIFEPEVGLANLLLGWVGISPIGWLKDQNWALVAVLIVTLWKSIGWSMVFYLVALRNLPSDLLEAASIDGAGSWDKFRSITLPLISPTTFFLSIILTIQSLQAYDQINVMTQGGPAGSTRTLLYMYYQSAFESFNVGEASSIAVVIILICVLLSGVSFLLGRRLVHY, from the coding sequence TGCGTGTGAAATTATGGAGGGAGACAGAAGCGGTTCTCTTCACCCTTCCTGCCCTTATCCCATTACTCATTTTCTGGCTGGGGCCTTTGGGATACATTGTATATCTGAGTTTTACGGATTGGGACTTCATGAGTCCTGACAAATTATTCGTCGGTTTGGATAACTACAGCTACCTGCTAACCAATTCTGAATTTTACCGTTCATTGAAGGTTACGCTGTTGTTCGGTCTTGGAAGTGTCGTGCCTACGATTGTGGGCGGATTGGCGCTGGCCATGCTCATGAACAGCAAGATTAAGTCCTCCGGCCTGTTCCGGACGCTGCTATTCTCCCCTTGGGTGACCCCGACTGTCGCAGTCTCCATTGCGTGGTCATGGATTTTCGAACCTGAAGTGGGGCTGGCCAACCTGTTGCTTGGCTGGGTCGGCATATCCCCGATCGGCTGGCTGAAAGATCAGAACTGGGCACTGGTAGCTGTGCTCATCGTCACGCTGTGGAAATCGATTGGCTGGTCCATGGTATTTTACCTGGTTGCTTTGCGTAATCTGCCATCCGATCTGCTTGAAGCCGCATCGATTGATGGGGCAGGCAGCTGGGACAAGTTCAGAAGCATTACACTGCCGTTGATTTCACCCACCACGTTCTTCCTGTCCATCATCCTGACGATCCAGTCGCTTCAGGCTTATGACCAGATCAACGTGATGACGCAAGGGGGACCGGCGGGATCAACAAGAACACTGCTTTACATGTATTATCAATCTGCATTTGAGTCCTTCAATGTGGGCGAGGCTTCTTCCATCGCCGTCGTTATTATTCTGATCTGCGTTCTGCTGTCAGGAGTATCTTTCCTGCTCGGCCGACGCCTGGTGCACTACTGA
- a CDS encoding metallophosphoesterase, with protein MGNENKHEQPIVSFQVITDTHVREQADHIHNRHLEKALEDIATYSHGSSGIMHVGDVTDRGLPQEYQELQRILETHSESLPEIRYTVGNHDIGAILWGDPPLNLTTMTQHEVGEVLGHSGDMGQVEAHDIEKPQNSISIEELWQKRLSDFTAITGMNGSYHDHWIDGYHYIFLGTEQPHPKDCDMSADQLQWLETKLSEQALPEQPIFVFLHQPLMDTVAGSMKEQGWYGVNQDAALKAVLSRYPQVILFSGHTHWQLEARRTMYEGGGQLPTMFNASSVAYLWTDEDEHLEGSESLHVDVYRDRVVVKGRNHVTGSWIEGAEYTVHYPVKVNGGN; from the coding sequence ATGGGAAATGAAAATAAACACGAACAACCGATCGTCAGCTTCCAGGTCATCACCGATACTCATGTAAGAGAGCAGGCCGATCATATCCATAACCGTCATCTGGAGAAAGCACTGGAAGACATCGCAACATATAGTCATGGCAGCAGTGGAATTATGCATGTGGGTGATGTGACTGATCGTGGACTGCCGCAAGAATACCAGGAGTTGCAGCGTATATTGGAGACTCACAGCGAATCACTGCCTGAAATACGTTACACTGTAGGCAATCATGATATCGGAGCCATTCTATGGGGAGATCCGCCGCTGAATTTGACCACCATGACCCAGCATGAGGTGGGCGAGGTATTAGGGCATTCAGGGGATATGGGCCAAGTCGAGGCTCATGATATTGAAAAACCACAGAATTCCATCTCAATTGAAGAGTTATGGCAGAAGCGGTTGAGCGATTTTACAGCAATCACAGGTATGAACGGATCGTATCACGACCACTGGATCGACGGTTATCATTATATCTTCCTGGGTACGGAGCAGCCTCATCCGAAAGATTGTGATATGTCTGCCGATCAACTGCAATGGCTGGAAACGAAACTATCGGAGCAAGCATTGCCGGAGCAGCCGATTTTTGTCTTTCTCCATCAACCACTGATGGATACTGTTGCGGGTTCCATGAAGGAACAGGGTTGGTATGGCGTGAATCAGGACGCAGCATTAAAGGCTGTGCTAAGTCGTTATCCTCAGGTCATCCTCTTCTCTGGGCACACCCATTGGCAATTAGAGGCTCGGCGCACCATGTACGAAGGTGGCGGACAGCTGCCAACGATGTTTAATGCTTCCTCTGTAGCTTATCTCTGGACGGATGAGGATGAGCATCTGGAGGGAAGTGAGAGTCTACATGTGGATGTGTACCGCGATCGGGTTGTCGTTAAGGGTCGTAATCATGTAACCGGGAGCTGGATTGAAGGTGCAGAATATACGGTTCATTATCCGGTAAAAGTAAACGGCGGTAATTGA
- a CDS encoding HAD family hydrolase encodes MPELTLGNLSTPIEAILFDKDGTLLDFTAMWGFWTDCVMENFREELAARALQFNAAEIPHIWGTFHDEQGRMNGYDVRGPLAMGTMEEVYAVLTWHGYRAGLSWAEAKIIVRECLLQAEYAMNKERPAQPLPGVLAFLEQCRSKGLKMGVVTADETENALSHLKWMGIDSFFTVVVGTDQVGRGKPFPDMLLLACERLGIPAARAVVIGDTDGDMEMARAAGAAWKIAVGDPAHIKLADLTVRSFDELLEVEVNR; translated from the coding sequence ATGCCCGAATTAACGCTGGGGAACCTTTCGACCCCAATTGAGGCTATTTTATTTGACAAGGATGGGACATTGCTTGATTTTACAGCCATGTGGGGCTTCTGGACCGATTGTGTGATGGAGAACTTCCGGGAAGAGCTTGCTGCTCGTGCCCTTCAGTTCAACGCAGCAGAGATTCCTCATATATGGGGGACATTCCATGATGAGCAGGGTCGAATGAACGGTTATGATGTGCGAGGCCCCCTTGCCATGGGAACGATGGAGGAGGTCTACGCCGTATTAACTTGGCATGGCTATCGTGCAGGATTGAGCTGGGCGGAAGCGAAAATTATCGTGAGGGAATGTTTGCTACAGGCAGAATATGCAATGAATAAGGAGCGCCCTGCTCAGCCTCTCCCAGGTGTCCTTGCCTTTCTTGAGCAGTGTCGCAGCAAAGGACTGAAAATGGGCGTCGTCACAGCGGATGAGACCGAAAATGCCCTAAGTCATTTGAAGTGGATGGGGATTGACTCTTTTTTCACTGTAGTTGTAGGAACGGATCAGGTTGGACGGGGAAAACCGTTTCCTGACATGTTGTTGCTGGCGTGTGAGCGGCTGGGTATACCTGCTGCAAGAGCTGTCGTGATCGGCGATACGGATGGTGATATGGAGATGGCTCGTGCTGCGGGGGCTGCCTGGAAGATTGCTGTCGGTGACCCTGCTCATATCAAGCTCGCGGATCTTACGGTTCGTTCGTTTGATGAATTGCTGGAAGTCGAGGTAAACCGATGA
- a CDS encoding carbohydrate ABC transporter permease, producing the protein MNMTTLSNQTRKDNRREEVQKQKVPRAGKGFATALRYLLLALVSLTMAFPFYWMVISGFKTNDEIWQFPPTFWPETFRWNNYVDAWQAAPFARYILNSTGVAAAICLIQVINSSMMAYALTHMRFRIKGVLTGLILVGYMIPSTAVYLPSYLVLSELKLLDSYTGLIVSNCVSVFSIFLIRQAFMQVSHELVEAGQLDGASHFRILWTIMTPLVRSSFAVMVLITFIDQYNNYFWPMLITKDPNLQLVSAGLRSFFVEGGAYGLAWPQIMAASAFTIAPLLILFLFTQKTIMQSVNITAGVNKN; encoded by the coding sequence ATGAACATGACCACTCTAAGCAACCAAACAAGAAAAGATAATCGTCGTGAGGAAGTGCAGAAACAGAAGGTCCCTCGTGCAGGAAAAGGATTTGCTACCGCACTCCGCTATCTGCTGCTTGCGCTGGTGAGTCTGACAATGGCATTTCCGTTCTACTGGATGGTCATTAGCGGGTTCAAAACGAATGACGAGATCTGGCAGTTCCCGCCAACCTTCTGGCCCGAAACGTTCCGTTGGAATAATTATGTGGATGCCTGGCAAGCTGCTCCGTTTGCCCGTTACATTCTGAACAGTACAGGGGTAGCGGCGGCGATCTGTCTGATCCAGGTCATTAACTCCAGCATGATGGCCTATGCACTTACCCATATGCGTTTTCGTATAAAAGGGGTACTCACCGGATTGATCCTGGTGGGCTACATGATACCGAGTACCGCCGTGTATTTGCCCAGTTATTTGGTGCTCAGCGAACTCAAATTACTGGATTCCTATACCGGACTGATTGTGTCCAACTGTGTCAGTGTGTTCTCCATCTTCCTGATCCGTCAGGCGTTCATGCAGGTGTCGCACGAACTGGTAGAAGCCGGACAATTGGATGGAGCGTCGCACTTCCGCATTCTGTGGACCATTATGACACCGCTGGTTCGTTCATCGTTTGCCGTGATGGTGTTGATTACATTCATTGACCAGTACAACAACTATTTCTGGCCGATGCTCATTACCAAAGACCCGAATCTGCAGCTGGTATCCGCAGGTCTGCGCAGCTTTTTCGTGGAGGGTGGAGCCTACGGTCTGGCATGGCCCCAGATCATGGCTGCCAGTGCCTTTACCATCGCACCGCTGCTTATCCTTTTCCTGTTTACCCAGAAAACGATCATGCAAAGTGTGAATATTACTGCCGGCGTGAACAAGAACTGA
- a CDS encoding multidrug efflux SMR transporter, which translates to MTSHSYTGWILLALAIGLELSGTILMRVSDGFTRLWPSILMFACYGASFTLLNFAVKYMPLGVAYAIWSGVGITLIGIVGHYFLGERLKAMSIVWMGFILIGIIGLKWSDS; encoded by the coding sequence ATGACGAGTCATTCGTATACCGGCTGGATACTGCTTGCCCTGGCGATTGGATTGGAGCTGAGCGGTACGATTCTGATGAGGGTATCGGATGGGTTTACCCGCTTATGGCCTTCCATTCTTATGTTTGCCTGTTATGGAGCGAGCTTTACCCTGTTGAATTTTGCTGTGAAGTATATGCCGCTGGGTGTTGCTTATGCCATCTGGTCAGGCGTAGGCATTACATTGATTGGGATCGTGGGACATTACTTTCTGGGAGAACGTCTGAAGGCGATGTCGATCGTCTGGATGGGCTTTATTCTGATTGGCATTATTGGACTGAAATGGAGTGATTCCTGA